AAAACTCTATTATTGATACCCTTACAACCGAAAATTTTAGGAGTCCGTGACTCCATGAGGCAACAATGGTTTGTGTGTACTATACTACTACCACTTGGATTTTAAGGAGCCATATCTACAAGAGCAACATTAAAATATAGAGAGAGTGCACATTAACCCTAATTACAAATTTACTTTCTTCACAAGTCTTACATATTGCGGTACTCTTTTTATACTTCTTTAACTCTCAAAATTCTGTGACATGTCCACACATTATTAGTTTAAAAAGAACAAATCCATCATAGTTGAACATTGCAGAAACTACGCTAGGAAAATAAATCTCAACAAATAGTAATATCAGGTATATAATAACTCGTCCCAAAAAAGAAATAAGTGTAAATTAACCCAAAAAAAATTGTTCATCGCACCTAAAATATACGTAAGTCTTGAGCTTAATCTCGTAAACTATAAAAGAATTTTAACTACAAATCTCAAATTTCACTCGGTTGAGCAGCCGATTAAATCTCCCTAACGCCACTATTACGTACTCCCTTCATTCAACTTTTATCATCCCACTTCAATATAATACTCCTCATATTTATTAGAGAAATGGGGTGATaattgttgaatggagggagtatatagagAAAGCACCGAATATTTTTAAAGTATTAAAAAAAATATGGATCGGGTCATTTGGATCACCCGACCCTTTAATTTCAAACTCGGCTACTCCGCAACTAAACCCAACAAAGCGACAACAACGACAAACATTGGGGTTTTACgctatcaacaacaacaataaaaaaaaccacGAGCGAAGACGAAGCAATCGCGAAATGTTGAAGTTTTTATCAAAAGTGAAGGTAGACTTCAACGCCCTAGATGCACGAGCAGGAGCATGTATGGAGTTCTTAGCACAATGCACATCGAAGAAAGCAAGAGAATCGAATCCTTCATGCGTTGTCGAAGAAAAGCGTCGAACTGATGATAATCCGCCGCAAATCAAGGTTACTTTTGTTAATGGCGTCAATGAAGTTTTCGACGCTTCTACTACTTCCGCACAATCGATTCGATCCTTAATTCTTGATAAAGGACAGTATCTTGAGACTGAGCAAATGTTTCGTGATGCTGGTGAAGCTTGGCCTGTTGTTATTCCTCTTGATGAACTTAATCATCCTCCGCCGTCGATTAAGGTTGATTTTAAGCTAATGAATGTTGAATTGTTTATGTTGATTTTTGTTTGATTTGGCCTAATTCAGGCGGCTTTTTAGCCcattaatgttgcattttatgtTGATTATTGTTTGATTTGAAGCTAATTAACGTTGAACTGTTTATGTTGATTGTTGTttgatttaacctaattaattcgaTTTTTTGTCTGAGAAATGTTGCATTTTATGTTGATTGTTGTTTATAGTTTGATTTTAAGCTAATTAATGCGGTTTTTGTTCCTTTTTTTGGCTGATGAATGTTGGATATTTATGTTGATTATTGCTTTTCGTTTGATATAATCTAGTTAATGCGGTTTTTGTTCGTCATTTGGCTGATGATtgttttttggtgaaatgtaagaatATATTAAGCTCAAACTTTCAAAATGGTTTACATCATACTAATTTTATCTTCATCCTCTAGCAGTAAACTATCAATGTAGCCACTCCTTATATTGACTCCATTCCTCACTATTATATTTAGATTGAAATCCCAGAACTAACTATGGTCTAATCTACTCAATGATAATTTCTGGCCTAGGAACCTTGAATTCAATTCTGCTGATGTTTCTAGCCCACCAAATGTGGTATACAAGAGCCTGTATACTAGCTGCCACCATCCCCTTCCTCACCAAACTTCTCATCCTGCTTTTAGCCACCAATTAATAAAACCAGTAGCAGGTATTTTCATGCCAAACAGAGCATTCCGGAAACAGAGGCATCTCTTGCTAAAAGAACAATTGAAGAACAGATGGTTGTGAGTCTCATGCTCACTACCACATAATGAGCATAGTTGATCATTGAATATCCTCATTTTAAATAATCGGTCTCTTGTAAGCATTCTATTTTGGACAGCTAACCACCTACtctctctgtcccggtcatttgttgttcttttccattttgaggtgtctcagtcatttgttgtcctttctattttaagaatgaatttgatgagtaatttgatcattcacactcaattcattccacttgtcatttagtaattggccccctcccctttccttggtctttgtgccaaaaccaaaggacaacaaatgaccgggacggagggagaaTAAAACAGTGTTTGGGGATGCTCCAGCTGTTCCAAATGAAAGTGTGCCAGGGCATCTTATGCTCAGCAGGGCCAAGCCATCTATAACCTTGTTGTATTGAATATTCATTCCCCTGCCTGACCCACCATTGTCCATGATACCCATCTCTCAATTTGTCTTTAACTTCACATAACTTCCTCCATGACCAACTAGCAGATAGCGTAGGTGTATAATCCAGCCATCTCTTTTGCTTTAAATAAATGGAATGTATCCACTTTACCCACAGGTGGTCAGTTTTATGTGAGATCCACCAGACATACTTTCCCAAGGCTGCTATGTTCCGCCTCTTAAGATCAATCATTCCCAGACCTCCATTTTGTTTTGCATGACATACCTTCCTCCAAGCTACCAAATGGAGAGTTGGAATTCTCTTGACCTTGCCAAAGGAAAGACCTGCAGATAATTCAAACCAATTCTCTCCAACTTTCTCTCACATCATTCAGGCTGATGAATGTTGACTGTTGCTTTTGGTCGTTTTTTGTTTGATGTATTCTAATCAATGCGTTTATTGTTCGTTTTTTCACTAGTGAATGTGGAATGTTGATTGCTGTTTTTTGTTTGATGTAACTTAATTAATGCATGTTTTTTTAATCTTAATTGatgcttgttttattttatgtTGCAGCCTAGGAGAGCCGAGGAAAAAAAGCAGTGACCGCTCTTTTCAGCCGAATTTCCGCGATGTAGTAGGTGTTCTTTTATTTGTGGTTCTATTGTTTGTTGCTCCTTTGCGCTACTTTGAATATTTGGATTGCTGGTCATCTTATATTCTGTTTTGGAATAAATTAATGATATGTTGCAATGGTGACAATAGTAATTCACAAAATTGAAACAATTGTTTGTGGTTTTTGAGGGGGTTGATGTATAATTACTCTTGTTAATTATTGGTATTCTATGGTAGAAGACTAGAAGCCAGTGTGGTGATTACTATTGTTAAGTGTTGTTTGTCGACATCCTCTTGTATCATCTTCGTTGCGTTTAGGAACCATATAGTCCTCTCGTAGTCCACACAAGgttttttttgtgatattgtgCATGCTGGGAACGGTATAAGAGAGGAGGATTGTTTATGTCGTAGTTAATACTCTTATTAGATGTATGATTGTATGAAAAACATCAAACCTTAGGTGCCATGTGTCTATGCTTTGTGTTTCAGTTTGTGGTTAGGGTTGGATGATGTTTTGGACACCTTTCATTGTGCTCTCCTATTTCGGACATCTTGGTTAGCAAGAGACAGGAGTGATGCTTGGGAATACATGTGAGTTGGGAGGTGGGAGTCACCTATTTGTGCATTGCAAGATCCTTCTAATAGGTAGCTTAACGGCGGCGCATCTATAAGACTAAGTCTATTACAATTTACACCCATTCAAGCAAAGGTGATTTTAGGATACGTTGATAATCTCTTGGTATGTCTATTCTGTTGAGTGTTGACACTGAATTGATAGTTGAAATTTAATGAGGTTAGTATGGATAACCCACATACGTGAAAGTTGAAATTTAATGAGGAGCTTAGTATAGATAACCCACGTTTGGTCTCCAAACATCTCAACAGCATGGCGGTATATATGGACTTGGTTGTTGCTGCTTCTTAGTTTTCCTTTGGTATTACGGAGTTTTGATTTACTGTTCAAAATTTGCTAAATATTGTTACTTGCTTTTAGGAGCATTTAGTAAAATCCACATATTACAGTAGTAATAGTACTAGTATTTTTGGCTGAATTCTATGGGTAAACCAAGTTGGCCTTTCTTGTTTTCCTTTTACTAGCAACGTAGGTGGCTTAGAAAGCCATTATGTCCATAGATTTCCACCCCATTGTTCTTTCGAGCTGTAGGTTTGTGCCGCTACTCTACTGTCGTAGGGGGAGGGAGGGTGTGGGTATCGGCAAGGGCCAACAAGCACTTCATACTGCTACTTTAGATTCTGACTTTGATAGCAATTTGGCAGGGGAAGAGATAAATAATGTTCAACTGTAGAAGATGAGGGTCATTAGCTTCCCGAATTCGCATGGTCTGTTTGGGCGAACTAATTCAAGGATCAACAACTGCAACAGGCAGTGGCACAGATTTATTCTAGGTGGTTTACTTTTTGATTCCTGAAAATTGTGTAGCGATAACTTTGTGGTTGCTGTCTGATGCTATAACTTTGGTTACCGCTCTCCTTGACTTTTATGCATAAATGAGTGACCTATCAAAACAATATGGACTACCGTTATAAGTTCATCTGAGTTTCCAGTTTGGTTCTGGAAAAAATGTTCCTAATGATGCATTTAACTTCAAGTCCTGCTGATAGTTCATCCAGGTTAGGCTAACCATTTTTGTAGCGATGCAAcaaatttttctttttcatttttccacACAGCCCCTTTTCTTTCTCAATAAGTCTACTTTAAGACCGATATATCATCCACTTGAGCATATAAGACAAatcttttacttttttcttgtacATTATGTTTttgtcttatacatattattttacggccgtcttaaacttaagagaATTTGAATGTCTAAACGCATCTGATCTcattgatgacaaattaatgatcAGAGTGACATTTTCGGATGGGTTAAGTAACCATGAGTTTGTACCTGTTATTTTCTGAAAGGAACAAATGCGCAAGCAATAATTCTTATATAAAATTGTAAATATTATTTTAGGTAATTCTAATTTAGACCGGCCAAATGATGACCCCATAGGCCCATATACGTTACTCAATAACATGAGAGTATTGGTCCATAGTACACTACTTCACTTGCCATGTTCATGTTCATGTTCGTCTCTCCTTTAACCATCATCTTCTTCGTTATTATAAGATTGCTCATCGATTAGC
The Silene latifolia isolate original U9 population chromosome 11, ASM4854445v1, whole genome shotgun sequence genome window above contains:
- the LOC141612110 gene encoding uncharacterized protein LOC141612110; its protein translation is MLKFLSKVKVDFNALDARAGACMEFLAQCTSKKARESNPSCVVEEKRRTDDNPPQIKVTFVNGVNEVFDASTTSAQSIRSLILDKGQYLETEQMFRDAGEAWPVVIPLDELNHPPPSIKPRRAEEKKQ